In a genomic window of Quercus lobata isolate SW786 chromosome 4, ValleyOak3.0 Primary Assembly, whole genome shotgun sequence:
- the LOC115984006 gene encoding uncharacterized protein LOC115984006 has product MKPKAVVVGGSIAGVSCAHTLILAGWDVVVLEKTCEPIKGSPTGAGLGLDPLAQRLIQSWLDDPELLYSSTLPLTIDMNQATDSEKKVSWTLTRDDNFNFRAAHWADLHGLLYNALPPNILLWGHLFLSFCISEDKTSVKIKAKVLETDEEIEIVGNLLVAADGSLSSIRQSFLPGLKLRYSGYCAWRGVFDFSGNENSETVVDVRSSYPELGKCLYFDLGSETHSVFYELPNKRLNWIWYVNQPEPELKRNSVTMKVSSEMIQKMHREAEKVWIPEFVRVIQETKDPFLNLIYDTDPLEQIFWDNVVLVGDAAHPTTPHSVRSTNMSVLDAAALGKCLEKNGVENLQAALREYQTTRLPVVSKQVLHARRMGRIKQGLVLPDHEAFDPKNSRSEDYQEVQQKNMPFFDDVPLLLI; this is encoded by the exons atgaagCCTAAAGCAGTAGTGGTGGGAGGAAGCATAGCAGGAGTGTCATGTGCACACACACTAATCTTAGCTGGGTGGGATGTTGTTGTGCTTGAGAAAACTTGCGAACCCATTAAGGGAAGTCCCACCGGAGCTGGACTCGGGCTCGACCCTCTGGCCCAGAGACTCATTCAGTCGTGGCTTGATGATCCAGAGCTTCTCTACTCTTCCACTTTGCCACTCACCATTGACATG AACCAAGCAACAGATAGTGAGAAGAAGGTCAGCTGGACATTGACAAGAGATGACAACTTCAATTTCAGAGCAGCTCATTGGGCTGATCTCCATGGCCTTCTTTACAATGCGTTGCCCCCAAACATACTTTTATGGGGTcacctttttctctctttctgcaTTTCCGAGGACAAGACATCTGTCAAGATTAAGGCTAAGGTTCTAGAAACTGATGAGGAAATCGAAATAGTGGGTAATTTACTTGTTGCAGCAGATGGGAGCCTCTCTTCTATCCGCCAGAGTTTTCTTCCCGGCCTTAAATTGAG GTATTCGGGTTATTGTGCATGGAGaggggtttttgatttttcaggAAATGAAAATTCAGAAACTGTTGTGGACGTCCGTAGTTCATATCCTGAACTGGGAAAGTGTTTATACTTCGACTTAGGTTCTGAGACTCACAGTGTGTTTTATGAGCTTCCGAACAAAAGGCTTAATTGGATTTGGTATGTCAACCAACCCGAGCCAGAACTCAAG agAAACTCAGTAACCATGAAAGTAAGCAGTGAGATGATCCAGAAGATGCATCGAGAAGCAGAGAAGGTTTGGATTCCTGAATTCGTGAGAGTCATTCAAGAAACAAAGGATCCCTTTTTGAATTTGATATATGATACCGACCCCTTGGAACAAATCTTTTGGGACAATGTGGTATTAGTTGGAGATGCAGCTCACCCCACAACTCCTCACAGTGTAAGAAGCACAAACATGTCAGTGTTGGATGCAGCAGCTTTAGGTAAATGCCTTGAAAAGAATGGAGTAGAAAATTTACAAGCAGCGCTAAGAGAATATCAGACCACTCGGCTTCCAGTTGTTTCCAAGCAAGTTCTGCATGCTAGGAGAATGGGTCGCATAAAACAAGGTTTAGTTCTTCCTGACCATGAGGCTTTTGATCCAAAGAATTCTAGATCAGAGGATTATCAAGAGGTACAGCAGAAGAACATGCCTTTCTTTGATGATGTTCCTTTACTGTTAATATGA